In Effusibacillus lacus, the genomic window ATGAACTGCAAAAACAGGAGCAAGTCGAATTGGACGAGATTGGCATGCAAATGCGCCGATATCGGGGAATCGGTCGATAGGGAAGAATCATCCCGGTTCGAGGAGGTGTGGAAGGATGGAAGCAAGAGAAGAACGGTCTTACGGCAAATTGGAATGGTTGTTCTACATCATTATCCTGCCATTGTTGTTTACACTGCTGATCTTGGGGCTTGTTCTCCAGTTTATGGGCTATAACGTGACCGGGAAACTGCTGGCCATCGCCCGCCAAACCCCGGTGCTCAGTTCCATTGTTCCACCGGACGAAGCCACCAGGAAAGAACGTTCCGAACTGCAGAAACTGCAAGCGCAGCTTGATGAGGCAAATAAACAGCTGACATCTGTCCAACAGTCAAAGGACTTGCTGCAGCAGGACCTGCAAACCAGAGATGCGGAACTTGCCAAGCTGAAGAAGACCGCCGAGGATCAGAAGAAGCGGGAAGAAGAACGAAAGCAAATCGAAAAATATTGGCAGGACAAAGCGCAGATTTTTAGCAGCATGTCTCCCAAGAATGCCGCTTCCATCTTATCTCAGACAGCGCCATTTGAGGCAAGATCGATTTTGTATGCGATGGACGCGGAAACGAAAGCGGCCATTCTTGCAAAAATGGATCCCAAGGTGGCAGCAAGCCTGGAAAATGGCTCCACTCTTCCGCCGCAGACGGAACCGACCCAATTTTTCTCGGAGAAAGCGAGAACTTACGGATCCATGGACCCGGCAAAAGCGGCATCCATTCTCTCGCAGATTCCGGTTCAAGAATCTCGTGCCATCTTGGATCAGATGAACGCAGAAAGCCGTGCGGCCATCATTGAAAAAATGGACCCGAAGATTGCGGCCCATATCGAGTCAGA contains:
- a CDS encoding MotE family protein encodes the protein MEAREERSYGKLEWLFYIIILPLLFTLLILGLVLQFMGYNVTGKLLAIARQTPVLSSIVPPDEATRKERSELQKLQAQLDEANKQLTSVQQSKDLLQQDLQTRDAELAKLKKTAEDQKKREEERKQIEKYWQDKAQIFSSMSPKNAASILSQTAPFEARSILYAMDAETKAAILAKMDPKVAASLENGSTLPPQTEPTQFFSEKARTYGSMDPAKAASILSQIPVQESRAILDQMNAESRAAIIEKMDPKIAAHIESDNIPQPAQKQPSFYGQLPPDKAAAILAELPTIEARGILGSMSTEEKAKVFAEMDPVAAARIQSDFMKPQDPFYAMLPPDKAAGILEQMPVERARAILNGMSLEKKGKILEEMDRTFAARIEMQENDLEETDDYWDTRADTFEVMAPDKAAEILAEMPIEQARAIVKHIDDDELEDILKEMDPKLAAQLLQM